TGATAGACTGAAGAATGATTCACCTCTGATGTGTTGTCATCTTTTTGCAAgatgtattttttcattttcttttcaacatgAAGTGTTGTTGGGATAGTTTTTAGGCCTGAGGCTTGTTAGTCCTTCTTTTAATCCAGTTTTCTCTGTAAGACCTGAAGAATGATGAAAACCTTGGTGAAAAAAGCAGGTTCTCTtctaaaagttgctttaaaatctACTTATTAGTTcagatgaattttttttatgcatgtccGTTAGCTGCAAAAAAGCACCTTGTGCTTTTGAGACAAGGtggtttttaataaagttaccaaaaatacaacttaaaagagtttttctttgttttgtgtgaacAAGACGATGCCTGTTGTTATATTCTCTAGAAAGAGAAACTACTTGGCTAGGTTATGTCTTGCATTTATTAATACTTGTGCTTATCAGGAAAAGATATTGTCATCCTTTTTAAACCCTTTTCTTTAATCCTAATCCCTCTTGACCTCTCTTACAGAACTTTACCtgaaaatacacatcaaatgtGAGAACAGAGGACAGTAGAAGTCACTCCAACCAGCTAGAcctattattttctgtaaaacctGCATGCAtggtgttttaaatataaaaagaaataccaAAAACTGTGTCTAAACAATCTTTTGCTATTGCTGTATTACAGATATTGATCCTGCCatgatttgtgattttttttttttcctaaatgaaCCACTACCTGAATGTTCACTggtcagcaaaacaaaataataatagtaattaaaaaaacaaaaaaacaaaaaacaagaaagaagccaaaatattttttaagacttttataAATCCTGTTCCACTCTAGCTTAAGATCACTACAGGAAAATATctaatttaaaagaagaaaaaatattgtgtcTGGAATATTCATACaaagctaattttttattttattttttccttctgctaCATTTACATTAAGGTCTGGAGCGCGTGAAAGAAATGTGTCGGATTCTCCGGCTCAACAGTGAAATAGAGGAACTGGCATTGATGTATTTCAGGCAGGCCTACCAGCAGGAGAGCTTCATCAACGTGACGCTCCAGAGGAAGGAGGTGCTTGCTGGTTGCTGCGTGTACGTGAGCTGCAGACAGCGGGACTGGCCGATCACTTTGGGAACCATCAGCAGCCTCCTGGATGCTGACCAGACGCTGCTGGGAGGCGTTTACCAGGAAATGATCAAGATCCTGAACATCCAGGCTCCTTTTGTCAATATCGCAGATGTCATAGAAGCACATGTTCAGGAGTAAGTGGTGTGGAAGCTTCTTTTATATTTGGTTACTTGAAATAATTGTGCAAGAGTTCTATGAATGAGCATGCACAGAGTTTTCAATGAGATGCTAGAGTGGATCATCAGGGGTCCCAAGTGTGGTGTGAGGGAGGAGGGTGGCTTCATAGTGATGTGCTCTGACCTACTGACCATCATCATGCAAAAAACCGACACGCCTGGTGTCCTTTCTATGTTGTTTTCCTGCATCTCAACCATTAACTGCTGTATAAAGACATTAGCAGCAACATACAATGAGGTTTTCCATCTTTTTGATGTGCATTTAAGTTTCCATATGCCTTTTAGTCTGTTGGATGGTCCTTAACCATTGTGAATAAACTTCACTTCTGCTTCAaactagcagcagcagaaatgagcaaaaactTGGTGCTAAGTTTATTATATGAACTATTTCTCAGTCCAACGCTCCGACGAACATTTGTAAACCCTTAATAGAGCACTGTTGATGCGATGACGTCCTGAAGGCAGCGTGTCGGAAAGAGCAGGAACGTCTTAACGGGACAAAGtaccaatttcaaggcgttaaaattgcgaagtcaaatttcttttgagtcatgtttgatatatacagcctTTTTATAACAACCGAACGTGACAAAGTTACTCGATCGAGTTACAAAATGATACCATGTGgttggaaaacacagaatactGCCCCTGTAGACACAATTCACAAAAGTTTTctgttaaatctgattaaacatattttttgtttgacagaTATAAAATAAGTGCACAAGACGTTACTAAAGAGCTGGCAGAGGACTCCAAGGTGTTGACCAAACGAGCCGTAGCGTTGGTGGAGTTGGCAGGAGATTCCTGGATCGTGACCGGACGACGGCCCCTACCCATCATGATGGCAGCAACGTATTTGGCCTGGCAGTCTTTGAACCCCAACAAACATCGCCTCAGGCTCTCCCTCGACAAATTCTGTCACCTGGCCAAAGTGCAAAAGCGTAATCCAGCTGTAACGAGAATAACGGAGATGAAGGAAGTGCTATGTAAGCTTGGACGGGAACTTCCCTGGGTCAGGGAAGCAGTGACTCGGGACGACGTTGTTCGGCTGGTGGGGGATATTCTAGAGCACCGGCACACCCTGCTGACACGGGCTCTGAGAACCCACGAGACGGCGATGCTAGCTG
The sequence above is a segment of the Gambusia affinis linkage group LG17, SWU_Gaff_1.0, whole genome shotgun sequence genome. Coding sequences within it:
- the brf2 gene encoding transcription factor IIIB 50 kDa subunit; translation: MFAAGLKCPGCGSSNIVDDDLYCQAQLVCVDCGSVVSEGTLADDPVGGTDVSYSRTTAVTKKPCLNLIKGLERVKEMCRILRLNSEIEELALMYFRQAYQQESFINVTLQRKEVLAGCCVYVSCRQRDWPITLGTISSLLDADQTLLGGVYQEMIKILNIQAPFVNIADVIEAHVQEYKISAQDVTKELAEDSKVLTKRAVALVELAGDSWIVTGRRPLPIMMAATYLAWQSLNPNKHRLRLSLDKFCHLAKVQKRNPAVTRITEMKEVLCKLGRELPWVREAVTRDDVVRLVGDILEHRHTLLTRALRTHETAMLADCPQASALNSPTEEVAPSQHSESRDQTADASSVVQLCPTDRMENQEGDDSHQTEDPEPNWGKRVLFAPPCVIHAKRRREEPPAQNFTGDEEISDSEIDSYIRTPQEARDFALMQKAVSSSDNGNP